A window from Solanum stenotomum isolate F172 chromosome 5, ASM1918654v1, whole genome shotgun sequence encodes these proteins:
- the LOC125865827 gene encoding putative 4-hydroxy-4-methyl-2-oxoglutarate aldolase 3 has translation MASLATAEVCDVNAGDLSNGDLRVLPPVFKIYGQCRAFSGPITTLKVFEDNVLVRELLETRGEGRVLVIDGGGSMRCALVGGNLGQLAQNMGWAGIVVNGCIRDVDEINGCDIGVRALASHPQKSNKKGQGEKHVPIYIGGVLIREGEWLYADSDGILVSKTELSI, from the coding sequence ATGGCGTCCTTGGCAACAGCAGAAGTGTGTGATGTGAATGCAGGGGATCTGTCAAATGGTGATCTACGAGTTTTGCCACCAGTCTTCAAGATATATGGTCAATGCCGAGCTTTCTCAGGCCCCATTACGACCCTTAAGGTATTTGAGGACAATGTGTTGGTTAGGGAGCTTCTTGAAACTAGAGGTGAAGGAAGAGTCCTTGTCATAGATGGTGGAGGGAGTATGCGATGTGCTTTGGTAGGAGGAAACTTGGGACAACTAGCCCAGAATATGGGCTGGGCAGGTATTGTAGTTAATGGCTGCATTCGAGATGTAGATGAGATTAACGGTTGTGATATTGGTGTTCGTGCATTGGCATCACACCCTCAGAAATCGAACAAGAAAGGCCAAGGCGAAAAGCATGTTCCTATTTACATTGGAGGTGTGCTGATTCGCGAAGGAGAGTGGTTATATGCAGATAGTGATGGCATCCTCGTATCAAAAACCGAATTATCGATCTAA